The Bacteroidota bacterium sequence TTAGTTCTTAACAAATAACATTTGATAATCTCAAAAAAAATCAAAGGAGAATCAATATGGCTACACTCAAAGCAAAACTTGCAGAAATTATTCCTGGTCTTCGCGACGAGATTAAAAACCTCGTGAAAGAGCATGGAGCAAAAGTTATTTCTGAAGTAACAGTCGAACAATTATACGGTGGACAACGCGGCATTAAATGTCTCGTTTGCGACACCTCTGAAGTCCCACCCGACAAGGGATTGATAATTCGGGAGCGACCAATCGGCGAAATCAAAGACAAACTTCCCGAAGAAATTTTTTACTTACTCTGTACCGGCGAAATGCCCGATGCCGCAGCGCTCAAATCGCTGCAAGCCGATTTAGAAGCACGGCAGGATGTTCCAAATTATGTATGGGATGTTTTAAAAGCAATGCCCAAAGATTCGCATCCAATGGTAATGTTGAACACGGCAATACTCGTTATGGAAAAGGAATCGGTTTACCGTCAAAAATATAACGAGGGTATGAAGAAAGATGTTTACTGGGAGCCGATGTTAGAAGATGCACTTAATTTATTGGCAAGACTTCCAAACGTTGCAGCCGGAATTTATAGGATGCGTTTCAATAGAGGCGATAGAATCTCTCCGAAAAAAGGACTCGATTGGGCTGCGAATTATGTACACATGTTAGGTCTGCCCGATCCAAACGGTGACTTCACAAAACTGATGCAGCTCTATTTAACTTTACACACCGACCACGAAAGCGGAAACGTAAGCGCTGCAACGACTGCAACGGTTTCATCGGCACTATCCGATCTTTACTATTCGGTGTCAGCCGGATTAAACGGACTTGCAGGACCATTACACGGACTTGCAAATCAAGAATGTTTGGCATGGATACTTGAGACGAATAAAAAATTCAACGGCGCTCCGACTCCCGATCAACTTAGAACTTACGCTCAGGAAACACTTAATGCAGGAAGAGTCGTTCC is a genomic window containing:
- a CDS encoding citrate (Si)-synthase, with translation MATLKAKLAEIIPGLRDEIKNLVKEHGAKVISEVTVEQLYGGQRGIKCLVCDTSEVPPDKGLIIRERPIGEIKDKLPEEIFYLLCTGEMPDAAALKSLQADLEARQDVPNYVWDVLKAMPKDSHPMVMLNTAILVMEKESVYRQKYNEGMKKDVYWEPMLEDALNLLARLPNVAAGIYRMRFNRGDRISPKKGLDWAANYVHMLGLPDPNGDFTKLMQLYLTLHTDHESGNVSAATTATVSSALSDLYYSVSAGLNGLAGPLHGLANQECLAWILETNKKFNGAPTPDQLRTYAQETLNAGRVVPGYGHAVLRITDPRFDAFLAFGKKYCAGDPVFETVSNVFDVVPDVLKQVQKIKDPWPNVDAGSGALLYHYGMTEFDYYTVLFSVSRALGVSAQAIIARAMGYPIVRPKSVTTKWVKAQVNK